One window of the Paraburkholderia sp. PGU19 genome contains the following:
- the rpsO gene encoding 30S ribosomal protein S15 produces the protein MSVAEITKKSDVVAQFARAANDTGSPEVQVALLTTRINELTVHFKAHTKDHHSRRGLLRMVSRRRKLLDYLKGKDADRYRALIEKLGLRK, from the coding sequence ATGTCCGTAGCTGAAATCACCAAGAAATCCGACGTCGTCGCGCAATTCGCACGCGCTGCTAACGACACCGGCTCGCCCGAAGTTCAGGTCGCTCTGCTGACCACGCGCATCAACGAACTGACGGTCCACTTCAAGGCCCACACGAAGGACCACCACAGCCGCCGCGGTCTGCTGCGCATGGTGAGCCGTCGTCGCAAGCTGCTCGACTACCTGAAGGGCAAGGACGCTGACCGTTACCGCGCTCTGATCGAGAAGCTGGGTCTGCGTAAGTAA